TTTAATGTGCTGTCAGGTGTTATTAAATTCACCTAACTTAAGGAATTAAAAGAAATGAATAATAATATTTTAAAAGGAGAAATGACGTGGCGAAGCATAAAATAGCCTGGCTTCCCGGCGATGGCGTCGGCAATGATGTTATGGAAGCGGCTAAAATCGTGCTGGATAAAATCAAGTTGGATGCTGAATATATCCATGGCGACATCGGCTGGGAATTCTGGCGTCAAGAGGGCGACCCGCTTCCTCAGCGCACTATCGATTTGCTGAAAAAAACCGATTGCGCATTGTTCGGCGCAATCACCTCCAAGCCCAAACAGGAAGCAGAGGCTGAGTTGGTTCCCGAACTTCAAGGCAAAAACATGATCTACCTCAGTCCGATAGTCAGGATGCGTCAGGAATTAAATCTTCGCACAAACCTGCGTCCCTGCAAAGCCTATAAGGGCAACCCGTTGAATTACCGCGATGGTATTGATATAGTGGTGTTCAGGGAAAACACCGAAGACCTGTACTCGGGCATCGAATTTTTCCCGACACCGAGCGAGTTTCGTCAGACAGTCGAGAAACTTCACCCCAAAATGAAGCGGTTTTCCGAGGTGCCGAATGATGAGATGGCTGTAAGCCTGCGAATTATTACCAAAAACGCCAGTCGGAATATTATTACTGACGCTTTCGAGTATGCCAAAAAATTCGGCAAGAAAACTGTAACAATAGTGGAAAAGCCGAATGTCATTAGAGAGACATCCGGCTTGATGGTTCGCACTGCCAGAGAAGCTGCCAAAAACTATCCCGATATCGAACTTTGGGAAACCAATATAGATGCCATGTGCATGTGGCTTGTGAAAAACCCCGAGAATTACTCAGTGCTGGCAACATCCAATATGTTCGGCGACATCGTTTCGGATTTAGCCGCTCAGTTAATAGGCGGCCTCGGCTTTGCATGCAGCGGCAATATCGGTGATGATTATGCCGTATTCGAGCCGACACATGGTTCGGCGCCCAAATATGCCGGCCTGTATAAGGTCAATCCGATTGCCATGCTCTTATCTGTTAAAATGATGCTTGATTATCTGAGCGAAATAGAGAAAGCGTCCGCGGTTGAGAGTGCCATCGCTACAGTTATCGCCGAGGGTAAAGTTCGTACCTATGATATGGGCGGCAGTAATACTACATTGGAAGTAGCTGAGGCAGTAGCGGCTCGGTTGTAGTTAGTATTATTCGGATGTATGCAATACGCCCCTACGCGCAGGCTTATGCGGATGGCAGACGTCCTCGTCTGCCATCCGCCTCAGGCGGACTGGTGCACGAGGACGTACGCCAGCCGCAAACGAAACCTAAAAAAGGAAGATAAATCATGCCCAAATTCGCAACTTGTTTAAACTGCATGGACGGCCGGGTTCAGCTGCCGGCAATTAACTGGCTTATGAAGGAATACTCAGCCGAGTATGTTGATATGATAACCGAAGCCGGCATGGATGGCTATCTTGTCAAGAATGAAAAGCTGCCGGAAGGTTTTATATACAAGCTAAATATCTCCGCCGAAAAGCATGGCTCTAAGCATATTTTCATAGTTGGCCATTATGATTGCGGCGGTCATCCGGTGGATGAGAAAACTCACCGCGAGCATGTGCATATTTCAGTAGACAAAATCAAGAGTATCATGCCTGACAGCAAGGTTATCGGCTTGTGGATAAATGAAAAGTGGGCGGTTGAGAAGATAGTCGAGAAGTAGCCGCGTAGGTCGGGTTCTGACCGGAGGGAAAAACCCGACAGTATTGCTTCGAGAAGGATGTCGTAATGTCGGGTTTAACGCTTACTTTGCTTATGCCAACTTGCTGGTGCATGAATGATAATGAGGCAACCCACTCCCGCTTGGAGCGGGAGTGGGGCACCCGGCAACAAACAACTCTTGCTGCCAAGCTCAGCTTGGCAGCAAGAGGGCGTATGCAATACGCCCCTACGCACAATAGCTTATACTATCTTTAAATTAATAAAATATATTTTATAAAATTGTCTGGAGATGGAATACTTTTTTATTATATTATTTACTCGGAACCAAAAAGATGAAAACCAAAGCCGTAATATTCCTGAATGGGTCATACCCGGATAATCATAAGCAGTTTTATATCGATGAATATCATGACCGCAAAAACGGTTCGGTAGTTATCGCCGCTGATGGCGGTCTGCGATTTTTTGTCGGCAACAGCCTCAAACCCGATGTTATCGCCGGCGATATGGATTCTATCGATAGTGATAATATAGCCAAGTTTCCGGAGGCGGTTATTGTGGAAGTTTCCACTGAGGGTAAATCGCTAACTGACGGCGAACTTGCGCTTGACTGGTGCGCTGGAAATAATATCACTGATGTTACCCTTTACGGCGGTATTGATACCTCATTTGAAACTGACCACTTGCTGGGCAATATATTCATGATGTTTGGTTTTCTTGATAGAAGTAAAGTTGGCGCACGGGGACGTACGCCAACCACAGATGTTGACGCATACGGACGTACGCCAACCACAAATAATTTCCCTCAGGATGTCGCTCGCTCCATCCTGGGGGACAGAAAAATCAGAATGCGTGATTACTGCCAGGAGATTATCCCGTTAGAGGATGATGAATATACGGGCGAGGGCAAACCGGGCGATATGCTGTCGGTAATTCCGCTGTCGGATGAAATCGTATATGAAGCTGACGGGTTGAAATATAACCCCGGCGGCAGAGTATATAAGTTTGGTCAGACGACGCCTTTACGGAATGAGCTGGCTGACAGCAGGTTTAGGGTAAGTATCAAGGGGCGGGCGGTTGTGATTAGGAATTATTTATGATATTTTGGGAGTATCGTGGTAGACACACGTCCTTGTGTGCCCCAGCTACGCAACAGACGAGGACGTCTGCCAGCTACAAAAAGTTACCCTCAGGATGTCGCTCGCTCCATCCTGAGGGATAGAATGGAGGTGATTATTATAATAGGATATAACACCAAAAACTTATTGAGATGAATAAACACTAACATAGTGAGATATTTATGAGCATAGCAAGTAGGGCAGGTCTTTTCGAGACCTGCCTATTCGGCGCGCTTATATATAAAATTACTCTCAATATACATCATCAATACTATTAATTGTAATGTACATTAAATCTGCAGTTATCGTCAAGCAAGCAGGCAGCCCCCTCCATTGGCGGAGTCGTCTCCCGCCATTTCAAACTGCCGACTTGCATTTTACCAAATAATAATCCACCCCATAAATAACAACCGATACAAACAGCCCCGCATATATCGGCTGGATGCCAAAAAAGTAATCAGCTTCCCAAATCAAGTTCGGCACAATCCATACAGCGGCAACAACAGGCGATAGTATCATCGAAAGCATAGCCATCTTGCCGCTCATCCGCCACCTGTCGGAAAACGATGAGCCAAGCGGTATCAGCATAGCGCAGGTACCAAGCGTGCCGAAAACATACCAGATATCGATTACCGACTGAAAGTATAACGCAATTACAATTGCCAGCAGACCCGAAAGCACAAGGCCAAAACGGGTATGCTTGGTAATATCGCCGCCCCTAAGCCGCCAGATAAAATCCTTGCCTATGGTAGTGCCTGCGATAAACGTATATGAATCGACAGTGGACATGACAGTGGCAAACAGGCTTAACAGAAACACCGCCTGAAATGCTTTCGGCAGCACCTTTGCCGCCAAAGCGGGATAGGCGGCAATCGGGTTGGCTAAGTCGGGCATCAGGGCGCGGGCATACATGCCGGTAGTGGTGGTCATAAAATCGAACACCGCCCAGAAAGCAATAGCAATGAGGATTCCATTGCGGGCTGTCTTCTCGGAACGCGCGGCAAAACAGCGCTGATAAAACGACGGCTCCACTAACGCAGCTAAGGCGATAAAGTACCAGACAAATATATATGATGCCGATTTCGTACCTCGCCAGACAAAATGAGTATCCGGAACATTAGCTTTAAGAAATGACAACCCGCCATAGTTGGAAACAAGCACAACCAACAATATCGCAAAGCCGCCAAACATCAGTACGAACTGCGCCTTATCGGTGAAAACATCCCCGCGCAAACCGCCGCTGAATATATAGAATATTGAAAACAGTGTTCCGCCGATAACCCCGATAGTAAGCGGCACTCCGAAGGCAGTATCAGTCAATACACCCAATTGAAGCACATACGCCGCCGGCACTGTCGTAATAAACACGAAAAACGCCCCAACCATCGAAACGTTTTTGCCATAGGCTTTATTGAGCTGGTCGGGTATTGTGTGAAGTCTGCTTTGCCTGGCTTTTTTGGCCAAAAACATCGCAAACAGAAACGCCGCCAAGTAATACGGCAGTCCGAACACAAGCCAGTTCGACAAGCCATGCTTAAACGAGTATTCCCCGACTCCGAGTATCCCGCCATACCAGGTGGAGACAATACTGGCAACGAAAGCCGGCAAGGACAATCGCCGTCCCATAACAAGATATTCATCGGCATCGGTTTTGCCGCGGCGAAAATAGCGCAGACCTACTATCACCAAAAATAATATGTACGCTGTCAGCAGGACTGCGCTTTCTATGCCGTAAGCACCGTTCATTAAGCTTAGAACTCAGTTGATATCGAGAAATAGAAATTACGATCGGCGCCGACCATATAGCGCGGCTTGCCGTCATCCTCCTCGATATAAGCGGCTTGCTCGTATTCCGTATCAGACACATTATTGACTCTGAACGAGGCTTTAAAAGAATTGATGCCGATAAGTCTGCCGAAATCATAAGCAATATCAAAATTTTGTATATGATAGGAATTGAGTTTGTAATCTTCGCCATTGTCGATATATTGCTTGCCGACATACTTGCCGTTTATGCCGAACATCAGGTCATTGATTATATATGCAAGTCGGTAGTTAGCCAATATCGAGGGGAAACCGCCTATTTTTTTATCGGCGCGGTTATATTCTATCGGTTCCCAGTTATCCCAATCGAAACCATATTCCTTATAGCTAACAAAATGATAGTCATTAACGCTTATGTTGCCGTTTATAACAAATTCATTACGAATTTGCGTATCAAATGAAAGTTCAACACCCTGATGGATTGTCTTTTCGGCATTGCCGGAGATAGGATAATTCATATCGTCGAGCTGGCCGGAGTATGGCACAATCTCATCTTTAATTTGCATCCGATATAGATTCACCCCGCTTTTGAACGTAAAATGCTCGGCGGCATGCTTTAAATCGGCGCCGACTTCAATATCATACATTTTTTCAGGATTTAATTCCTTGCCGTTATAAATCCATGATGAACCGGAGGCCGTGAAATTATCAGCTTTGTAATTGGGATTAGACCAGTAGTCTGTCGGGTCGTAAATATCCTTAAAAGCCGGGTGGCGGGATGCCATCGAGGTATTGAGAAAAATGTTCACCCTAGCCGATGCGTTATAACTGATGCCTACTCTTGGCGAGAAGAAATCATAGCTGCGATTAAAAGCGGCGTTGAATCGTTTATCATCCTCCAGCATATATTTATGTCTCTGGTATTGAATGTTAATCATTGCCGTTAGTCTGTCGAGAAGGTTATACGATTCGTGAGCATAGACAGTATAGGTATTGCTTTTGCCTCGATAGTCATAATAGCGGGCATCGGGTGCGAATCCTTGCGGGTAAACGCTTGCCCAGCTCACCTCGCTAAAATGATGGCCTGCATGAATGCGCATCTCACCGCCAAAAGCGAGAATGCCTTTGTTATGTTTAATTGCTATTCTCGGAAGCCAGCCCCAATCATGTTCATTAACCTCAGGGCGACGAATCAAATCAACCTTTTCGATAGTGTAGAGGCTGTCCTCATCTTTAATGAAATAATCTAAGTCATCGGTGTCGTAATAGTCGCGCGGAGCTAATGTCGTATCGGAAACCTTGATAGAATATATCCCGGGGAAATACTCCTCGACATCTTTTCTGCTCCTTTTCTGGCTATAATAGCCATTGCCATTGAAATAATAAAAAGTGTTTGATACATCGATATTATCATTCACATTCCAATCCCAGAAGAACTCGTAATGAGGCTGGCTGAAATGGTCAATTTCGCCTTTATACTCAAGCTCGTTGTATTTGCGATTACCGGTTAATTGCTCTGATGTAATTCCTTTATAGGCAAGGTGCGATTCCTCCGGTCCGCCATAGGTGTTAAATTTCCAGGTCATGCGCTCATCAAAACGGGCTATGCTGAAAAAGTAGGCATACATATCCGTCCATGAGTTATCGCGGTAGCCATCGGTTTCAATTTTCGAATAACGGCCATAGAACATATATCTGTCATTAATCAAACCGGAGCTGCCCGAAACCGACATCTTCTTGGTGTTGAAACTGCCATAGCCGGTTTCTGCTTTCAATAGAGGAACAGCCGAAAGCTCTGTTGTTGTCAGGTTGACCGAGCCGCCTATCGCGGAAGCGCCATACATCGAATTGCCGACTCCTCTCTGCACCTGAATATCCTGCACGTTATTAGCGAAATCGGGCAGGTCAACCCAGAAAACCTCGTGCGATTCGGCGTCATTAAGCGGGATGCCGTTAAGCATCACCGAAATCCGGTTCTGGCCGAACCCGCGTATTTTCATATAGGAATAACCTATACCGCTGCCGGCATCGGAATAGGCAAATATGTTCGGCATTGAGGCTAACAGCATCGGAGTATCCTGCGCCCAGTAGTTTTGCTTAATCTCTTTGTTGTTCATGTTTGAAAACGCCGCCGGTGTCTGGCCTTTTTTAGCTCTTGTCGCCGTTACTATTATATCCTGTCCTTTGAGGATTTTCGGCTCAAGCTCGATTTTCAGCGGCGAACGGCGGCTGTTATCTAACCGTATTATAGCGATTTTATAGCCGATATGACTGACCGATAGGCTGCTCGCTCCGAAGGGTAATTCCCCAATAGTGAAACTGCCGCTGCTGTTGGCAGCGGCGGCGATATTGCATCCGGCAAGCTTGACCACTGCTCCCGGCACAGGTTCGCCGGTTTGTTTGTCGGTGATTACCCCTGTTAGCGATGTCCCCCAAGCTGCGGCGGTTAATAGCATAAGCCATAACATGGTTAGTTTGGTTGTGTTGGAAAACATGATAGCTCCTTCCCTTGCGGGTTTAGAGCCGGCGTGGAAACAAAAAAAACCTCCTGCGTATGGAGGCTGCTGCGAAAGTCCCTACGCTGGCATTATCCAGATCAGGTTCTTAGGGTTTGTTCTCAGGCAGTCAGCTGGTACTGACAGCCACCCCGTTATTTGTTAATTATGAGCAATATAATGGCTGCGATAGTTTTGGCGCAAGGGAAATATGACATAATATGGAGAATATAGTACAAGAAGTGCTTGATTAAATTATTTAATTCTATTAAAGGAAATATAATATATATTGAATTGTAATAAACGTAGGCGGAATTATGAAAATTATT
This sequence is a window from Candidatus Zixiibacteriota bacterium. Protein-coding genes within it:
- a CDS encoding thiamine pyrophosphokinase, which encodes MKTKAVIFLNGSYPDNHKQFYIDEYHDRKNGSVVIAADGGLRFFVGNSLKPDVIAGDMDSIDSDNIAKFPEAVIVEVSTEGKSLTDGELALDWCAGNNITDVTLYGGIDTSFETDHLLGNIFMMFGFLDRSKVGARGRTPTTDVDAYGRTPTTNNFPQDVARSILGDRKIRMRDYCQEIIPLEDDEYTGEGKPGDMLSVIPLSDEIVYEADGLKYNPGGRVYKFGQTTPLRNELADSRFRVSIKGRAVVIRNYL
- a CDS encoding isocitrate/isopropylmalate dehydrogenase family protein; this encodes MAKHKIAWLPGDGVGNDVMEAAKIVLDKIKLDAEYIHGDIGWEFWRQEGDPLPQRTIDLLKKTDCALFGAITSKPKQEAEAELVPELQGKNMIYLSPIVRMRQELNLRTNLRPCKAYKGNPLNYRDGIDIVVFRENTEDLYSGIEFFPTPSEFRQTVEKLHPKMKRFSEVPNDEMAVSLRIITKNASRNIITDAFEYAKKFGKKTVTIVEKPNVIRETSGLMVRTAREAAKNYPDIELWETNIDAMCMWLVKNPENYSVLATSNMFGDIVSDLAAQLIGGLGFACSGNIGDDYAVFEPTHGSAPKYAGLYKVNPIAMLLSVKMMLDYLSEIEKASAVESAIATVIAEGKVRTYDMGGSNTTLEVAEAVAARL
- a CDS encoding TonB-dependent receptor is translated as MFSNTTKLTMLWLMLLTAAAWGTSLTGVITDKQTGEPVPGAVVKLAGCNIAAAANSSGSFTIGELPFGASSLSVSHIGYKIAIIRLDNSRRSPLKIELEPKILKGQDIIVTATRAKKGQTPAAFSNMNNKEIKQNYWAQDTPMLLASMPNIFAYSDAGSGIGYSYMKIRGFGQNRISVMLNGIPLNDAESHEVFWVDLPDFANNVQDIQVQRGVGNSMYGASAIGGSVNLTTTELSAVPLLKAETGYGSFNTKKMSVSGSSGLINDRYMFYGRYSKIETDGYRDNSWTDMYAYFFSIARFDERMTWKFNTYGGPEESHLAYKGITSEQLTGNRKYNELEYKGEIDHFSQPHYEFFWDWNVNDNIDVSNTFYYFNGNGYYSQKRSRKDVEEYFPGIYSIKVSDTTLAPRDYYDTDDLDYFIKDEDSLYTIEKVDLIRRPEVNEHDWGWLPRIAIKHNKGILAFGGEMRIHAGHHFSEVSWASVYPQGFAPDARYYDYRGKSNTYTVYAHESYNLLDRLTAMINIQYQRHKYMLEDDKRFNAAFNRSYDFFSPRVGISYNASARVNIFLNTSMASRHPAFKDIYDPTDYWSNPNYKADNFTASGSSWIYNGKELNPEKMYDIEVGADLKHAAEHFTFKSGVNLYRMQIKDEIVPYSGQLDDMNYPISGNAEKTIHQGVELSFDTQIRNEFVINGNISVNDYHFVSYKEYGFDWDNWEPIEYNRADKKIGGFPSILANYRLAYIINDLMFGINGKYVGKQYIDNGEDYKLNSYHIQNFDIAYDFGRLIGINSFKASFRVNNVSDTEYEQAAYIEEDDGKPRYMVGADRNFYFSISTEF
- a CDS encoding sodium:solute symporter family protein; the encoded protein is MNGAYGIESAVLLTAYILFLVIVGLRYFRRGKTDADEYLVMGRRLSLPAFVASIVSTWYGGILGVGEYSFKHGLSNWLVFGLPYYLAAFLFAMFLAKKARQSRLHTIPDQLNKAYGKNVSMVGAFFVFITTVPAAYVLQLGVLTDTAFGVPLTIGVIGGTLFSIFYIFSGGLRGDVFTDKAQFVLMFGGFAILLVVLVSNYGGLSFLKANVPDTHFVWRGTKSASYIFVWYFIALAALVEPSFYQRCFAARSEKTARNGILIAIAFWAVFDFMTTTTGMYARALMPDLANPIAAYPALAAKVLPKAFQAVFLLSLFATVMSTVDSYTFIAGTTIGKDFIWRLRGGDITKHTRFGLVLSGLLAIVIALYFQSVIDIWYVFGTLGTCAMLIPLGSSFSDRWRMSGKMAMLSMILSPVVAAVWIVPNLIWEADYFFGIQPIYAGLFVSVVIYGVDYYLVKCKSAV